The Radiobacillus deserti genomic interval ATACGCCAGAAGAGTATCTAGAGCTTTCGCACCGTATTTTGGATTATGCCAAGTCGCAATTATCGTATAAATTAGATGATTATCTGTATGTTGCGTTGACAGATCACTTGCATTTTGCCGTTAGTAGACAAAAAGAAGGAATCGAACTCAAGAATCCACTCGTCTGGGAAATAAGAAAATATTATAAAGATGAATTTCGTGTTGCCCTTAATGCCCTGGATATTATAGAAGAAGAGACAGGGGTTCGATTTCCGGAGGATGAAGCAGGTTTAATAGCCCTTCACCTCGTAAATAGTCAGTTAACAGGTGACAATATGGACGCTGCGATCCAAGTCACGAAAATGGTAGATAGTATCCTAAGTATTGTAAAATATCACTTTCATATGAAACTCGATGAAAACTCTATTAATTATGAACGGTTTCTTACACACCTTCGTTTCTTTGCAATGCGTTTCGTTCGGAAAGAAATCGAACGGGAAAGTCAGACAGATGAGTTTTTATTTGAGCAGGTTAAAAAGAAATACAAGCAAGCATATCTTTGTAGTGAAAAGATTGCTAAATATGTGGCGAAGACATATAATTGGGACATTTCATCCGATGAAAAAATTTATTTAACGCTGCATATCCATCGTGTTACACACCGTCAAGAGTGGACTAATAAATAATTGTTATCTTTTTATATCATGTAGAAACTAAATTGGCTGTTCTGTACAGAAGCTTAATGGCGTACAGAGTAGATCAGTTTAGTTTTTTATCGTATACAGTGACAATTTGATAGGACATCACTAAAATAAAAGCAGGATTTAAAGGAGGCTTGGCAATGGATTACGAACAGCTTGCCAAAGACATTGTGAGCCATGTTGGAGGCGAAGACAATATTATTTCCCTAAGCCATTGTACAACAAGGCTAAGATTCAAACTCAAGAATAACGATCTAATTCATAAAGTGGACATCACGAAGCTACCTGGTGTGATTCAGGTGATGTTTATAGCGGGTCAATTTCAGATAGTAGTGGGAACGGAAGTCAATGATTTGTATCGGGAAATGTTAAAGCTAACAAAGTTAGAAGGTCATGCTTCTCAAAAATCAAAAAGCGATGAGAAAGAATCTTTATTAAATAAAGCGGTTGATCTTATTTCGGGTATATTCACTCCTTTATTAGGTGCGATGGCTGGTGCTGGTATTTTAAAAGGATGCTTAATCCTCGCAGTGTCTTTAGGGATGTTAACAGAAGCGGATGGAGCGTATGTTATTTTGCATGCGGCAGCAGATAGCCTGTTTTACTTTTTGCCAATCCATCTTGCTTTTACAGCAGCTCGGAAGTTTGAAGCGGAGCCGCACGTTGCGGTTGCCATCGCTGGAGCCTTGTTTTATCCAGATATCGTAGACGCGTATAATCTGGAATTAGATATGTCATTCTTCGGGATTCCGGTTGTTTTAATGAAATATGCAACCTCGGTTATTCCTATTATTCTTGCGATTTATGTGACGTCCAAGTTAGAGCTTGTGCTGAATAACCTGTATCCAAAAACGATAAAAAGATTTTTTACTCCACTTACATTACTTGCGATTATGGTGCCTTTGACACTCCTCGTATTTGGACCAATTGGAAATACCGCTAGTGAGTGGCTCGGAGTTGGCTATTCTTATGTGTATGATAGTAGTGCATTAGTTGCAGGAGCATTGTCCGGATTCTTCTGGCAGGTATTGGTTATTTTTGGAATTCACTGGGGAATTGTTCCGATTACATTAAATAATTTAAGTCAGTTTGGTCAAGATACGTTTACAGCTATGATTACGCCCGCCATCCTTGCGCAAGCAGGTGCAGCCTTAGGAGTTTGGCTTAAAACGAAGCAAAAAAGGGTGAAGGCCATTGCAGCGCCCGCAACAATCGCAGGGTTGTTCGGTGTAACAGAGCCGGCTATTTATGGGATTACGTTACGATTTAAAAAGCCTTTTTTTATTGCCTGTATGGCGGGAGCAATAGGGGGAGCGATAGTGGGGGTTTCAGGTGCTTCCTCGAAATCAGTAGGCTTGCCTGGCATCACGACCTTACCTGTATTTTTTGGGGAAGGATTCGTGTTATTTTTGTTTGGCGTTTTTATTGCCTTTTTCCTTGCTATGATCGGTACATATTTTTTTGGCTTAGAAGAACAAATCGAACATGACATGGTTGTGGAAATGGAAGACCACTCTGAAACCGTAAATAAGCAAGTGGATGACTCCATTGTGTTGAGTCCATTAACTGGAGCGGTTATTAGCCTAGAATATGTCAACGATGATGTGTTTTCCTCGGAAGCGGTTGGGCCGGGAGTCGCCATTATCCCGATTGAAGGATACTTGCATGCTCCGTTTAGTGGAACCGTAACCTCTGTTTTTCCTACGAATCACGGGATTGGCCTAACTTCTGATGCAGGCATAGAGGTATTAATCCATATTGGGATTGATACCGTACAGCTAGAAGGAAAGTTTTTCGATATGAAGGTAAAGCATGGAGATAGAGTGGAGCATGGGCAAATTCTAGGACTGTTTGATATCGAGGGGATAACAGGAGAAGGGTTTGATGTTACATCGCCAGTCGTCATAACGAACGCATACGAGTACTTAGACGTAATGAGTGGGGATGAGGAGAACACTACGATAGGCGATCGTTTGCTTACCGTCATCAAGTAATCACTTTGGAAAAGAGGAATAGACCTAAGTAGAAAACCTTTACATTTCACGGGTGGAATGCTATATTAGAGTCGTAAATTAAATATAACTTATGGATTGTTACTGATGAGCAGGCAAAACCTAAGTTGCTTAGAAAAGGAAGAGGAATCTTCTGTTTTTCAAGCAATTTAGGTTTTTTTATTGGTAATAGTCTGTTACTCTCTTTCATAAAAGAGAAGATTCATACATTATTCGTTGAGGTGATGACAAATGGCAGTAAAATTTCCAGAAGGTTTTCTATGGGGTGGCGCAACGGCTGCGAACCAACTAGAAGGTGCTTACCAAGAAGGTGGAAAAGGGCTTAACTTAGCAGATGTATTACCAGGTGGGAAAGAAAATCGGTTAGGGCTTTTATCATCGACAGGTTTTAATTTTGAAATCGACCAATCCAAATATCATTATCCGAACCATGAAGGTATTGACTTCTATCACCGTTATAAAGAAGATATTGCTTTATTTGCCGAGATGGGCTTCAAAACGTTCCGTATGAGTATTGCATGGTCTCGTATCTTCCCGAATGGCGATGAGCTAGAGCCGAACGAAGAAGGATTAGCATTTTATGATCGTGTATTTGACGAACTAGCAAAACATAATATCGAGCCACTTGTTACCATCGCGCACTATGAAACACCACTTCATTTAATCAAAGAATATGGTGGTTGGAGAAACCGTAAATTAGTAGAATTTTTTGAGCGCTATGTAACTGTTCTATTCAATCGTTACAAAGGGAAAGTGAAGTATTGGTTAACGTTTAATGAAATTAATGGTGCTACTCATATGCCATTATTCGGGCTTGGCTTCTCCCCTGAAAAAGAAGAAACGCGTCTTCAAGACAGCTTCCAAGGCCTTCATCACCAATTTGTTGCGAGTGCTAAAGCTGTCCAACTAGCGCATGAAATCATGCCAGATTCTCAGGTTGGCTGTATGTTGATCTATGCACCTGTCTATTCCTTTGATAGTAACCCTGAAAATGTATTATATGCACAAGAGGAAGCACGTATTTTCAATAATTTCTGTGGGGACGTACAAGTTCGCGGCGAATACCCAAGCTTCATCGATCGTTATTTCAGAGAAAATAACATTAATATCGAAATGGAAGATGGAGATTTGGAGTTAATTAAACAAGGGACCGTTGATTTCATTTCATTCAGTTACTACATGTCACGTACAGATAAAAAGACTAAAACGCCTGAAGAAATTGGTCAAGGTAACTTAATTGGTGGCGTGAAAAATCCATTTTTAAAAGCGAGTGATTGGGGTTGGGAAATCGACCCAATTGGTCTTCGTATCGCTTTAAATGAACTGTATGGTCGCTACCAAGTTCCTTTATTCGTTGTAGAAAACGGGTTAGGTGCGTACGATAAAGTAGAAGAAGATGGCAGCATTAACGATGATTATCGTATCAATTATTTAAGAGAACACATCAAAGCAATGGGCGAAGCTGTGGATGATGGTGTGGAATTAATGGGCTACACAGCTTGGGGATGTATTGACTTAGTAAGTGCGTCCTCTGGTGAAATGTCTAAACGCTACGGATTTATTTATGTAGATAGGCATGATGATGGTAGTGGATCACTAGAGCGTAGTAGAAAGAAATCCTTCTTCTGGTACAAAAATGTGATTGCTACAAATGGAGAAGAACTTTAAGAGTCTATAAGTTTAGGAAAGCGTTCCCTGCTAGGGAACGCTTTTTTGCTGTATTTATATATGGAAAACGAGAATGAAAGAATGGCTATGTGGAAAGTATTAAAATAAAACAAAACCTCTTGTGTTTATATCATGTTTTTAGTATGCAATTGTACTTATCCTAATTGGCGTTTGAAAACTTTACTAGCAATGAAGTAAGAGATAACCATAATACCAATACACCACGAAAGCGCAATCCAGATACCACTTCCAACATTCCCTTCATATAAGAGGGCCCGTATGGAGTTAACGATGGAAGTTACAGGTTGGTTCTCCGCAAATGCACGAACTACTTTAGGCATGGTTTCGGTTGGAACAAATGCGGAACTGATAAATGGTAGAAAAATAAGTGGATACGAGTAGGCAGTTGCACCTTCCATAGATCTAGCTGTTAACCCAGGAATGACCGAAAGCCATGTTAGTGCCAGTGTAAACAATCCTAGTATGCCAGCTACGGCCAACCAATCCAGGAGATCAGCGGTAGAGCGGAAACCCATCAAGAGCGCGACAAGAATAACGATAAGGACAGTAATCGCATTAGAAACAAACGAAGTTAGTACGTGCGCCCATAATACCGATGAGCGTTTGATGGGCATCGTAATAAAGCGTGCCATCAGTCCACTTTTTACATCGTTAAACAACCGTAAGGAAGTGTAGGCGACACCGGATGCGATGGCCATCAACAAGATACCCGGCAATAAATAATTAACGTAGTTATCCGTTCCTGTTTCTATAGCGCCGCCAAATACGTAGACGAATAGTAGCATCATCATAATTGGCGTAATCGCTACCGTAATAATCGTATCCGGACTTCGCATGATATTGCGCATTAAACGCCCTAGTAATACTCCAGTTTTATGTTTCATTTATTTCTCCTCCTTATTGCCGGTGATTTCGAGGAAGATTTCCTCCAGTGTCGGCTGTTTCTCCATGTATTCTACTTTTGTTGGAGGGAACATCTCCTTCAGTTCAGATAAGGTACCAGTGGTGATAATTTTGCCACCATGCAAAATGGCAATACGGTCCGCCAATTGTTCTGCTTCCTCCAGATACTGGGTCGTTAATAATATGGTGGTGCCACCGCCGGCGAGCTCCTTCACGGTATTCCATACTTCAATCCGCGCCTCGGGATCAAGCCCAGTGGTCGGTTCATCAAGAAAAATGACAGCTGGTGTTCCGATAAGACTCATGGCAATATCAAGTCGGCGTTTCATCCCACCGGAATACTGATCTGCCCTACGATTGGCCGCGTTTGTTAGGCTGAATTTTGTAAGTAGATTGTCGGCAACCTGAACGGGATTGGAAACGCCTCGTAATTTGGCAATTAGTATGAGGTTTTCACGCCCGGTGAGCATGCCATCTATAGCTGCGAATTGCCCCGTCAGGCTGATATTTTGTCGCACATGATCCGGTTGACGGTGGACGTCAAAGCCAGAAATACTTGCTTTACCACCATCCGATTTCATCAATGTCGAGAGGATGTTAACCAATGTGGTTTTGCCCGCTCCATTTGAGCCCAGTAGCGCAAATATTTCACCCCGTCTTACTTCAAAATCCACCCCTTTTAATACTTCCTTATCTTTAAAGGACTTCTTTAACCTTTTAACAGAAATCGCTACATTGTTACTCATCATTAATTCCTCCTTCATAAAAGTTCAGCAAGCTACTTTCTCACTTTGAAAATATCATTTTCTCGCACTACTATTTAGTCATACCGATAATCTGTATTACTTACTACTGGTTTAAAAAATAAACCGAATAGGCAGGGGCGCTCCACGCTACTTTCAGACAACTATTCAGTCCGTATATCTATTTGAATTTCCACAAGGAGCAAGCTCTATAATGATTGGGGGTTGCTCCTTGTTTATATGAAAAGAAAACAGCAGAAGCTTCTCATCGTTAGTCACGGTTAATCGTATCATTTAACTTAGCACGATATTTATCATTCCAAGTTTTGGCGTCCTTGACTAATTCGTCGCAAAAAGCGGCAACGTCTTCACCTGTAAGGTCAGTGACCTTTTTGCCTTCTGCAGCACCTTCCTCCAAAAGGTCCAGTATGCCACCAAAGATCCGCTTTATGTCCTTCCAATCAGTGAGACCACCAGAGGTCCACATGTATTTTTGAATAGCTTTGTATGCGTTGAAATACTCACTCGGGAGCTCCTTCGCCCGTGCCTCCATCTCTTTCCATTCTCGTTTATCAGCTAAACTTCCGATGATTTTTTCAATAAAGCTCATATTATCTTCTCCTTTTTAATTCTTTTGTTTTTAATTCGTCCATTTTACTTGAGATGAAACCCCATTTTTCCCAAAAAACCTCTAGTTGCTCTTGACCTGCCTTGTTGAGGGTATAAAATTTCCTCGGAGGTCCCACAGTGGATTTCTTTTTCTCAATGTTCACCAAATTGTGTTTTTCAAGCCGCATGGTAATTGTATAAACGGTCCCTTCCACCACATCGGTAAAACCTAGTTCACGAAGCTGCTGCGTAATTTCATAGCCGTAGGTTTCACCACGACTGATGATTTCAAGCACACATCCCTCTAGAACCCCTTTTAGCATTTCTGTGATATTTTCCAAATCTATCCCCCATTTAATGTGTCACGAAATTCTACGTCATCTGTAACACTGGTATTAAGTAATACTTATTACTGGTATATAGTAACGCAGAATAGCTTAACGTGTCAAGAATGATTTTGTTGAGGTTTTTATATGGAGGGTAATTTGTAAGGAGACTGTTACATAGACGGGTTTATACTGCAGATGGATCCTGGTAAGAAAACTAGCTTGTTTTCGATTTACAGCAAGATTTGGAAGGTCTCTTTACAATTGTGATGGTATCCTTCTTATTAAATAACAAGCTTTTAACCATATTGGAGGTGTCAGACATTAACCAACGTCATCACTGGAGAGTTTTTTAATTGGTACGTGTATATGATAGGGAGAATCAAGGTTATGAATATCTTCAAACACTTGAATAAGTTCAATATCGGATTCCTCTGTTTCTTGTTGTGAAATCTTTAAAAATCTTGCGAAGTCCGTAATGAAAACATCACCTATATCCAGTAGGTCACCATAATATTTAAACTTAGCACAAAAAAATTGTTGGACATCTACTGTGAAATAATTTGGTTGATTGATACTTAGATTTTGTGGAATCCCGACTAGAGCCTTGAACCTAGTGGAGTTTGGCTGGCAATTGGAATAGATGACAAAACAAGAGCTACTGATGGTTTCATCGATGCTGTTGACGAGCATTCTTGAATAAGACCGAATCTTTTCTTTAAAATCACTTTCTGCTAAATCAACTTCGAATGCTATCCCACTGATTTGGGTTGTTTTAAAATTTGTTAGTGTAAAATCGGCGACGATATCTCCATTAATGTTTTTAATTGGTCGTTTAATTACGGGAGGAATGTCTTCCAGGGCAATGGTCTTTCCATTTTTTCTTAAAGTGCTTGGGGAGATGCCATATTTGCTTTTAAAAGCGCGAGTGAAGGATGAAGGAGTTCCAAAGTTAAGCTGATACGCAATTTCAGTTAATGATAAGTTTCCGCTTTGAATGTATTGAACAGATGCATTTAATCTCCTAGATAAAGTGTATTGGTTTAATGAACAACCCATTATTGCAGAAAATAGTCTATGAAAATAGTATTTAGACATATTGAAGGTCTTTGAAACAGATTCCAATGATAACGGTTGTTGCAAATTGTTTTCAATATGCAATAACGATTCTTCAATTACTTTATAATGTTCCATCTCATCACCTAATTTCAAACATATAGTCAACTTCTTGCATCCTTAACTTACTATAAGACGTTTAATTCTGCAATAACTAGGGTTGTTGATAAAAATTGTATTTAATTATTAATAAGTATATTAAATGGAGGGAATCACATGAATAATAAAAATGAAAAAAAACGAAGAATTACAGGAAATAGTTTATTACGATTGGCAGGCCTTTTTGCAATTTTGGCAGGAATACTATATATATGTATTCAGTTTATTCATCCAGAGGATCATATATCTTCTGTTAGCACAAGCATATGGGTCGTAGTTGCATGTGTTACGAGCATTATGTCTCTTTTCAGTCTTATAGGAATTACAGGAATCTATATGAGGCAAGTAGAAGAAGCAGGCGGGCTTGGACTAATTGGTTATATTTTATTTAGTCTATTTTGGCTAATCTCTATGAATTTTAGTTTTAACGAGGCTTTTGTTTTACCGTTACTTACAGCGGATGCTCCTAAGTTTGTAGAAGGAATAGTAGGGATTTTTGGTGGAACCACAAGCACAGTGAATTTAGGGATTTTCCCTTTATTAGCACCGATTGCGGCGGTTTTGTATTCCGTCGGAGGACTCTTGCTTGGAATCGCAACTTATCGTGCAAGAATCTTCCCACGTATGGCAGGTGGTTTCCTTTCTTTCGCCGCTGTGGTCACCTTTGCCGCTGCCATAATTCCTCATCCATACGATAGAATGTTAGCAGTTTTTATGGGAATAGCCTTTATATGGTTGGGATATGTTCTTTGGTCAGAACATAAGAGAATAAGCCGAAATTTTTAGCAAATTTATATAAAAAATCGGTATGCATTTTTTATGCCAACGGGACTCCCTACTAATACAGAGGTTAGCTTTCGAGCTGGATACGCCCATGCGTGGTCTTTCGTTTCAATCTCTAGTATTGGTGTAGGTCCATACTCTTCTTGTTTATAGGAATCGTATTGTATTTGATATTTTTTAAACGGATAAACGATACTGATTTCCTTCATACAATAGAAGAAATGTATCCCAATAAAGAATTTTATGACGATACACTTTTTATTCACGAAGTATTGAATAGTAAGGTTTACTTTATTGATAGTTCTAATGAAAGTTTAAATCAAACGGAGACGCATGTATTTTATCGTAATGAAAATAAACTACACTTGTTGCCTACACTTCGTTTTTCGAAGAGCCATTGTATTAGGATTATTAT includes:
- the licT gene encoding BglG family transcription antiterminator LicT — encoded protein: MEIKKVFNNNVVLTENDRQQEMVVMGKGLAFQKKVGEPVDVEKVEKKFILEDQGLSEKLADLLVDTPEEYLELSHRILDYAKSQLSYKLDDYLYVALTDHLHFAVSRQKEGIELKNPLVWEIRKYYKDEFRVALNALDIIEEETGVRFPEDEAGLIALHLVNSQLTGDNMDAAIQVTKMVDSILSIVKYHFHMKLDENSINYERFLTHLRFFAMRFVRKEIERESQTDEFLFEQVKKKYKQAYLCSEKIAKYVAKTYNWDISSDEKIYLTLHIHRVTHRQEWTNK
- a CDS encoding beta-glucoside-specific PTS transporter subunit IIABC; the protein is MDYEQLAKDIVSHVGGEDNIISLSHCTTRLRFKLKNNDLIHKVDITKLPGVIQVMFIAGQFQIVVGTEVNDLYREMLKLTKLEGHASQKSKSDEKESLLNKAVDLISGIFTPLLGAMAGAGILKGCLILAVSLGMLTEADGAYVILHAAADSLFYFLPIHLAFTAARKFEAEPHVAVAIAGALFYPDIVDAYNLELDMSFFGIPVVLMKYATSVIPIILAIYVTSKLELVLNNLYPKTIKRFFTPLTLLAIMVPLTLLVFGPIGNTASEWLGVGYSYVYDSSALVAGALSGFFWQVLVIFGIHWGIVPITLNNLSQFGQDTFTAMITPAILAQAGAALGVWLKTKQKRVKAIAAPATIAGLFGVTEPAIYGITLRFKKPFFIACMAGAIGGAIVGVSGASSKSVGLPGITTLPVFFGEGFVLFLFGVFIAFFLAMIGTYFFGLEEQIEHDMVVEMEDHSETVNKQVDDSIVLSPLTGAVISLEYVNDDVFSSEAVGPGVAIIPIEGYLHAPFSGTVTSVFPTNHGIGLTSDAGIEVLIHIGIDTVQLEGKFFDMKVKHGDRVEHGQILGLFDIEGITGEGFDVTSPVVITNAYEYLDVMSGDEENTTIGDRLLTVIK
- a CDS encoding glycoside hydrolase family 1 protein is translated as MAVKFPEGFLWGGATAANQLEGAYQEGGKGLNLADVLPGGKENRLGLLSSTGFNFEIDQSKYHYPNHEGIDFYHRYKEDIALFAEMGFKTFRMSIAWSRIFPNGDELEPNEEGLAFYDRVFDELAKHNIEPLVTIAHYETPLHLIKEYGGWRNRKLVEFFERYVTVLFNRYKGKVKYWLTFNEINGATHMPLFGLGFSPEKEETRLQDSFQGLHHQFVASAKAVQLAHEIMPDSQVGCMLIYAPVYSFDSNPENVLYAQEEARIFNNFCGDVQVRGEYPSFIDRYFRENNINIEMEDGDLELIKQGTVDFISFSYYMSRTDKKTKTPEEIGQGNLIGGVKNPFLKASDWGWEIDPIGLRIALNELYGRYQVPLFVVENGLGAYDKVEEDGSINDDYRINYLREHIKAMGEAVDDGVELMGYTAWGCIDLVSASSGEMSKRYGFIYVDRHDDGSGSLERSRKKSFFWYKNVIATNGEEL
- a CDS encoding ABC transporter permease, giving the protein MKHKTGVLLGRLMRNIMRSPDTIITVAITPIMMMLLFVYVFGGAIETGTDNYVNYLLPGILLMAIASGVAYTSLRLFNDVKSGLMARFITMPIKRSSVLWAHVLTSFVSNAITVLIVILVALLMGFRSTADLLDWLAVAGILGLFTLALTWLSVIPGLTARSMEGATAYSYPLIFLPFISSAFVPTETMPKVVRAFAENQPVTSIVNSIRALLYEGNVGSGIWIALSWCIGIMVISYFIASKVFKRQLG
- a CDS encoding ABC transporter ATP-binding protein, yielding MSNNVAISVKRLKKSFKDKEVLKGVDFEVRRGEIFALLGSNGAGKTTLVNILSTLMKSDGGKASISGFDVHRQPDHVRQNISLTGQFAAIDGMLTGRENLILIAKLRGVSNPVQVADNLLTKFSLTNAANRRADQYSGGMKRRLDIAMSLIGTPAVIFLDEPTTGLDPEARIEVWNTVKELAGGGTTILLTTQYLEEAEQLADRIAILHGGKIITTGTLSELKEMFPPTKVEYMEKQPTLEEIFLEITGNKEEK
- a CDS encoding DUF1048 domain-containing protein; the encoded protein is MSFIEKIIGSLADKREWKEMEARAKELPSEYFNAYKAIQKYMWTSGGLTDWKDIKRIFGGILDLLEEGAAEGKKVTDLTGEDVAAFCDELVKDAKTWNDKYRAKLNDTINRD
- a CDS encoding PadR family transcriptional regulator encodes the protein MENITEMLKGVLEGCVLEIISRGETYGYEITQQLRELGFTDVVEGTVYTITMRLEKHNLVNIEKKKSTVGPPRKFYTLNKAGQEQLEVFWEKWGFISSKMDELKTKELKRRR
- a CDS encoding helix-turn-helix domain-containing protein, which encodes MTICLKLGDEMEHYKVIEESLLHIENNLQQPLSLESVSKTFNMSKYYFHRLFSAIMGCSLNQYTLSRRLNASVQYIQSGNLSLTEIAYQLNFGTPSSFTRAFKSKYGISPSTLRKNGKTIALEDIPPVIKRPIKNINGDIVADFTLTNFKTTQISGIAFEVDLAESDFKEKIRSYSRMLVNSIDETISSSCFVIYSNCQPNSTRFKALVGIPQNLSINQPNYFTVDVQQFFCAKFKYYGDLLDIGDVFITDFARFLKISQQETEESDIELIQVFEDIHNLDSPYHIHVPIKKLSSDDVG